In the genome of Candidatus Yanofskybacteria bacterium, one region contains:
- the smpB gene encoding SsrA-binding protein SmpB translates to MQIYATNEKARFDYEILETLEAGIVLTGQEVKSIRRGSASIKGAYVKVLGPSIGSGRSTEAWLLGATIPPYQAGNAPAGYDPQNSRKLLLKRSELKYLIGKSQEHGLTLVPIKLYNKNGLIKLEIGIGRGKKKSDKREKITKREVQRKIERAIKQKI, encoded by the coding sequence ATGCAAATCTATGCCACAAATGAAAAAGCAAGGTTTGATTATGAGATATTGGAAACGCTTGAGGCGGGTATTGTTTTGACCGGGCAGGAAGTTAAATCAATCAGACGCGGAAGCGCGTCAATTAAGGGAGCTTATGTAAAAGTGCTTGGTCCTTCGATAGGCTCAGGACGGAGTACCGAAGCGTGGCTTTTGGGAGCAACTATCCCGCCGTATCAAGCAGGTAACGCACCAGCCGGTTATGATCCGCAAAACTCTCGTAAATTGCTGTTAAAGCGTTCGGAACTCAAGTATCTCATTGGTAAATCGCAAGAGCATGGGTTGACTTTGGTGCCAATTAAATTGTATAATAAGAACGGTTTGATTAAGTTGGAAATAGGCATTGGTCGGGGTAAGAAAAAATCAGACAAGAGAGAAAAAATAACCAAACGCGAAGTCCAAAGGAAGATAGAAAGAGCAATCAAACAAAAAATTTAG